A portion of the Chrysiogenes arsenatis DSM 11915 genome contains these proteins:
- a CDS encoding cytochrome c3 family protein: protein MQCHDQPRTRNIPDCLSCHIADKADEMGKLGNNFSNIHTSEFSITHPIAARTNPNLCANCHRENRFCTDCHDKFRRNDLGMESHRRNFSALQTGPLAQSHDQFTEADCKTCHVNSIIPTHEWSTAHAREARKNLATCQACHPSGDTCVKCHSARSGLGISPHPKNWNKIKGRLERASGGATCSRCH from the coding sequence CCTGAGTTGCCATATAGCCGACAAAGCTGACGAAATGGGGAAACTTGGCAATAACTTCAGCAACATCCATACCTCGGAATTCAGCATTACTCACCCCATAGCAGCGCGTACCAATCCGAACCTCTGTGCCAACTGTCACCGTGAAAACAGATTCTGCACCGACTGTCACGACAAATTCCGCCGTAACGACCTTGGGATGGAGTCGCACCGCCGTAACTTCAGTGCGCTCCAGACTGGGCCATTGGCACAAAGTCACGATCAATTCACTGAGGCTGATTGCAAGACCTGCCATGTGAATTCCATTATCCCGACTCACGAATGGTCAACTGCGCACGCGCGCGAAGCACGCAAGAACTTAGCGACGTGCCAGGCTTGCCATCCGAGCGGAGACACCTGTGTGAAATGCCACAGCGCACGGAGCGGACTTGGCATTAGCCCACATCCGAAAAACTGGAATAAAATTAAAGGTCGCCTCGAAAGAGCCAGCGGTGGCGCAACCTGTAGTCGCTGCCACTAA